Proteins from a genomic interval of Pseudoalteromonas sp. MEBiC 03607:
- a CDS encoding PBP1A family penicillin-binding protein: MILLKRTLQFFIICSFLGLITLVGLYYYVKPDIPSVQVLKDVQLQTPMQVFSRDGLLINQFGEKRRIPVTIDQIPQPLIDAILATEDNRFYEHIGIDPIGIVRSAIVLISTGEKKQGASTITMQLARNFFLTREKAYIRKVKEIFIALHIESILTKDEILELYLNKIELGNRAFGIGAAAQVYYGKELNELTLAQMAMIAGLPKAPSALNPIRNPVRAKARRNVVLGRMLTEKYISQSEYQDAVNAPITAKFHGAEIEVYAPYISEMVRAEMVERYGHERAYNTGFKVYTSVDSNIQQAAQDALVNNLHAYDMRHGYRGATAHLWDSETDTPLTRDAILNKLKDVKEFGPLLAGVVTQVAEQSISVLLKSGEQVNVEWDGLKWARKYITRYRQSFAPETAGDILTAGAQIWLRKNPDNSYILSQIPEASSALVSLDPQDGRIKAIVGGYSFEQSQYNRAVQAKRQVGSNIKPFIYSAALENGYTLASILNDAPINQWDKSQGVAWRPKNSPAVYNGPIRIRRALAQSKNVISVRLLRGVGLERTADHLLKFGFLNSDINRSESLALGSASITPLELARGMSAFANGGHLIKPYFITEIQDSAGNTLFKANPQLACDSPKPAATVELAARDSSQLNITETEQTPVQRCAPRIISKQNAFLISQAMHSAIWGGGSWSHKTGWSGTGWRAQALDRRDLAGKTGTTNDSVDTWFSGFNRNVLTSVWVGFDNPGITLGRSARNKNLDNSQISGAESGAKTAQPAWVDFMRAALDGMPEAPIELPEGLVSVRIDLATGLLSHKNDYTSRFEYFIKGTAPTKYVTEEPTDVFEEKLSTEEELF; encoded by the coding sequence GTGATTTTATTAAAACGAACTTTACAATTTTTTATCATTTGCTCATTCTTAGGGCTAATCACTTTAGTTGGTCTATACTATTACGTTAAACCTGACATTCCTAGCGTACAGGTTTTAAAAGACGTTCAATTACAGACACCTATGCAAGTTTTTTCACGCGATGGTTTATTGATTAATCAATTTGGTGAAAAACGCCGCATTCCCGTCACAATAGATCAAATCCCCCAACCGTTAATCGATGCGATTTTAGCGACCGAAGACAATCGTTTTTACGAACACATTGGTATAGACCCAATTGGTATCGTTCGGTCAGCCATTGTACTCATATCTACAGGTGAAAAGAAACAAGGCGCAAGTACCATAACTATGCAGCTTGCCCGTAACTTTTTCTTAACCCGAGAAAAGGCTTATATCCGTAAAGTCAAAGAGATATTCATCGCATTGCATATTGAAAGTATATTAACTAAAGATGAAATACTCGAATTATATTTAAATAAAATTGAATTGGGGAATCGTGCTTTTGGTATTGGTGCAGCAGCCCAAGTTTATTATGGCAAAGAATTAAATGAACTTACGTTAGCCCAAATGGCAATGATTGCTGGTTTACCTAAAGCTCCTTCTGCACTAAACCCAATTCGTAACCCTGTGAGAGCCAAGGCACGTCGTAATGTTGTACTTGGTCGTATGCTAACTGAAAAATATATTAGTCAGTCAGAGTATCAAGACGCCGTTAACGCGCCTATTACGGCAAAATTCCACGGTGCTGAAATTGAAGTATATGCGCCTTATATTTCTGAGATGGTTCGCGCCGAAATGGTTGAGCGTTATGGCCATGAACGAGCTTATAATACAGGCTTCAAGGTTTACACCAGTGTAGATTCAAATATCCAACAGGCGGCACAAGATGCGCTTGTAAACAACTTACATGCCTACGATATGCGCCATGGCTATAGAGGAGCAACCGCTCATTTATGGGATAGTGAAACCGACACGCCATTAACTCGAGACGCGATTTTAAACAAACTTAAAGATGTAAAAGAGTTTGGCCCTTTATTAGCTGGTGTTGTCACTCAAGTAGCTGAGCAATCAATCTCTGTTTTATTAAAAAGTGGCGAACAAGTTAATGTTGAATGGGATGGTTTAAAGTGGGCTCGCAAATATATTACGCGCTACCGCCAAAGTTTTGCACCAGAAACAGCTGGCGACATTCTCACAGCAGGCGCTCAAATTTGGTTACGTAAAAATCCAGACAATAGCTATATATTAAGCCAAATACCTGAAGCATCGAGTGCATTAGTTTCGCTTGATCCGCAAGATGGTCGAATTAAAGCTATTGTAGGTGGTTACAGCTTTGAACAAAGCCAATACAACCGTGCAGTGCAAGCAAAACGCCAAGTGGGTTCAAACATTAAACCATTCATTTATTCAGCAGCTCTTGAGAATGGTTATACACTCGCTTCTATTTTGAATGATGCACCTATTAATCAGTGGGATAAAAGCCAAGGCGTTGCATGGCGACCTAAAAACAGCCCTGCAGTTTATAATGGCCCTATTCGTATTCGCAGAGCACTGGCACAATCAAAAAACGTAATTTCTGTTCGTTTACTGCGTGGTGTTGGCCTAGAGCGCACTGCAGATCACTTGCTTAAGTTTGGGTTTTTAAATAGTGATATTAATCGCAGTGAGTCGTTAGCCCTTGGTAGTGCCTCGATTACCCCGCTTGAACTTGCACGCGGTATGAGCGCTTTTGCAAACGGTGGCCACCTAATTAAGCCGTATTTTATTACTGAAATCCAAGATTCAGCAGGCAATACATTATTTAAGGCTAATCCTCAATTGGCTTGTGATAGCCCAAAACCGGCTGCCACTGTTGAGCTTGCAGCGCGCGATTCGAGCCAACTTAACATCACTGAAACAGAGCAAACACCAGTCCAGCGTTGTGCCCCGCGTATTATTTCAAAGCAAAATGCATTCTTAATCTCGCAAGCTATGCACAGTGCCATTTGGGGCGGCGGTAGTTGGAGTCATAAAACAGGTTGGAGTGGCACCGGTTGGCGTGCTCAAGCTTTAGACCGACGCGACCTAGCTGGTAAAACAGGTACCACTAATGATTCTGTTGATACTTGGTTCAGTGGTTTTAATCGCAATGTACTAACCTCCGTATGGGTAGGTTTTGACAATCCTGGCATTACACTTGGCCGTAGTGCTAGAAATAAAAACTTAGATAATTCACAAATTTCTGGGGCTGAGTCAGGTGCAAAAACCGCACAACCAGCATGGGTCGACTTTATGCGAGCAGCGCTTGATGGCATGCCTGAAGCACCGATTGAACTTCCTGAAGGCTTAGTCTCGGTTCGTATTGATTTAGCAACGGGCTTATTGAGCCACAAAAATGATTATACCAGCCGCTTCGAATACTTTATTAAAGGCACTGCACCTACAAAGTATGTTACAGAAGAGCCAACAGATGTATTTGAAGAAAAACTGAGTACAGAAGAAGAACTGTTCTAA
- the metL gene encoding bifunctional aspartate kinase/homoserine dehydrogenase II — MVNIVHKFGGSSLSSAERYHAVANIVLANTEQGDCVVVSASGKTTDTLVKLWQSYQQQDSQAVSDILLLIDNNQRALIEQLLTGQNKQQALAQLKDELAVLNELISQQQLLEAPLLAHGEVWSARLLAAYLNQLGIAAQDVDARQLFTLNDGQLLHQKNQQQCSDTISKSHINVVTGFIAADCQGNTVTLGRNGSDYSATLLASYTFAKQVSIWTDTQGVFSTDPRKVKNAVKYAKVCREQANLLARLGNPVLHAKTLSPLKDSEIKLVVRSSFDCDATPTEVVKEGYSKAKRFITTLDNIDLLRVDKLSSGEVGELSQLIQHSLHHFVKEGDTYLLVPGQSTHQIVSHLAGRANIVESNLSGCAVVAPTADIGALAEQATALLKEQSIHPRFVQQDDNYVLILNDQAIDSDVLTLLHDKLVNKGQELAIIVAGLGNVGEVFLSQLQAQFARLSAHYKVKVVALLRSKQMLFSASGLNTETWQEQWHNEAQSYDKAELLARINELDYEHKVIIDITASEAFSQLYPDFVELNCHLISANKYAGTAANDWYQALRSQLAERNLLWRYNTSVGAGLPINFALADLQNSGDSINRIEGVFSGTLSWLCSSYDGKVPFSDLVLQAQQMGYTEPDPREDLSGRDMQRKLLILARDLGLDLELDDIALTPLMPAALAAGSWQDFLENKQLLDEFMTEKAAKAAAEDKVVRYTGAITLVDGKVQAQVGLVYVSKDDVLASLKPGDNIFVINSQWYTDNALVIQGPGAGKEVTAAGVHSDLYWLVNNLK, encoded by the coding sequence ATGGTAAATATTGTTCATAAATTTGGTGGCTCAAGCTTAAGCTCGGCAGAACGCTATCATGCGGTGGCTAACATTGTTTTAGCGAATACGGAGCAGGGCGATTGCGTAGTTGTGTCGGCATCGGGTAAAACAACCGATACTTTAGTAAAGCTTTGGCAAAGTTACCAGCAGCAAGATAGCCAAGCTGTTAGCGATATTCTACTGCTTATTGATAATAATCAACGTGCGCTTATTGAGCAGTTACTTACAGGCCAAAATAAACAACAGGCGTTGGCACAGTTAAAAGATGAACTTGCTGTATTAAACGAATTAATTAGTCAGCAACAGTTACTTGAAGCACCTTTACTTGCACATGGTGAAGTGTGGTCGGCGCGCTTATTGGCGGCTTACTTAAATCAGTTGGGTATTGCTGCACAAGATGTTGATGCAAGGCAGCTATTTACTTTAAATGATGGTCAGCTTTTACATCAAAAAAACCAGCAGCAATGCAGCGATACGATTAGCAAATCACATATCAACGTAGTAACGGGCTTTATTGCCGCAGATTGCCAAGGTAATACGGTTACTTTAGGCCGTAATGGCAGTGATTACAGCGCCACATTACTGGCCAGTTATACTTTTGCTAAACAAGTGTCTATTTGGACAGACACACAAGGGGTATTTAGCACTGACCCTCGTAAGGTTAAAAATGCGGTTAAATACGCCAAGGTATGTCGTGAGCAAGCAAACTTATTAGCGCGCTTAGGCAACCCAGTACTGCATGCAAAGACGTTATCGCCGTTAAAAGACTCAGAAATCAAACTCGTAGTTAGAAGTAGTTTTGATTGCGATGCCACGCCAACCGAAGTGGTAAAAGAAGGCTATAGCAAAGCAAAACGTTTTATTACTACCTTAGATAACATCGATTTATTACGCGTTGATAAACTAAGTAGTGGTGAAGTAGGTGAGCTAAGTCAGTTAATTCAACACAGCTTGCATCACTTTGTTAAAGAAGGTGATACCTACTTGTTAGTGCCTGGTCAAAGTACTCATCAGATTGTCAGCCATTTAGCGGGTCGCGCCAATATTGTAGAGTCTAATTTAAGCGGTTGTGCGGTAGTTGCACCGACTGCTGATATCGGCGCTCTTGCAGAGCAAGCAACAGCGCTTTTAAAAGAGCAAAGCATTCATCCTCGTTTTGTACAGCAAGACGATAACTATGTGTTGATCTTAAATGATCAAGCAATTGATAGTGATGTTTTAACTCTTCTACATGACAAGTTGGTAAACAAAGGCCAAGAGCTGGCCATTATAGTTGCTGGCCTTGGTAATGTGGGTGAAGTGTTCTTATCGCAACTTCAAGCTCAGTTTGCTCGTTTATCTGCCCATTATAAAGTAAAGGTGGTTGCTCTTCTTCGCTCTAAGCAAATGCTATTTAGTGCCAGTGGTTTAAATACTGAAACATGGCAGGAGCAGTGGCACAATGAAGCGCAAAGCTACGACAAAGCTGAATTATTAGCGCGTATCAATGAGCTTGATTATGAGCATAAAGTGATAATTGATATCACTGCGAGTGAGGCTTTTAGTCAGTTGTATCCTGATTTTGTAGAGCTTAACTGTCATCTGATCAGTGCAAATAAATATGCGGGTACCGCTGCAAACGATTGGTATCAAGCACTGCGTAGTCAATTAGCTGAGCGAAATCTGTTATGGCGTTATAACACCAGTGTTGGCGCAGGTTTACCGATTAACTTTGCTTTGGCTGATTTACAAAATAGTGGTGACAGCATTAACCGTATTGAAGGGGTATTCTCGGGTACTTTATCGTGGTTATGTAGCAGTTATGATGGCAAGGTGCCGTTTTCTGATTTAGTGCTACAAGCACAGCAAATGGGTTACACAGAGCCTGATCCTCGTGAAGATTTATCTGGCCGCGATATGCAGCGTAAACTGCTTATTTTAGCGCGAGATTTAGGGCTAGATTTAGAGCTTGATGACATTGCTCTAACACCACTTATGCCAGCAGCACTGGCAGCAGGTAGCTGGCAAGACTTCTTAGAGAATAAACAGCTGCTCGATGAATTCATGACAGAAAAAGCAGCCAAAGCTGCGGCAGAAGATAAAGTAGTGCGCTACACAGGTGCTATCACACTTGTTGATGGCAAGGTTCAGGCACAGGTAGGTTTAGTCTATGTTAGCAAAGATGATGTGCTAGCAAGTCTTAAACCGGGCGATAACATCTTTGTGATTAATTCACAGTGGTATACAGACAATGCATTAGTGATCCAAGGGCCAGGAGCGGGTAAAGAAGTTACCGCGGCAGGGGTTCATTCAGATCTGTATTGGCTGGTGAATAACTTAAAATAA